The following proteins are encoded in a genomic region of Paenibacillus sp. FSL H3-0469:
- a CDS encoding toxic anion resistance protein — MSFTMEIPSPEKLKSVIEEQVQPEPEEVTQLKEQAINNVSSILELDFESLEKRKAVLQSIDSFGMGTMRSSSEKNSLLQVSVGNLSKTGDEGGQVAKGLTELHQQLKDLDPSAVDFAKSGFLGKFFHPLRNYFAKYQKADAVISDIILSLDKGKAVLKNDNTTLEIEQQTLRELTKRLKKEIQLGILMDEEIEKQIEAAKQRSEDEDKVRFITEEVLFPLRQRVMDLQQMLVVNQQGIMAIEVVIRNNKELIRGVDRARNVTVSALKISVTVASALYNQKIVLQKIELLNQTTDNLISGTSRMLKEQGAAIHKQSLETSISVDTLKQAFTDVLSALDSISTYKQEALPKMRETITQFRELADNGEQQIQRLEKGNTLGL, encoded by the coding sequence ATGTCATTCACCATGGAAATTCCCAGCCCCGAGAAGCTGAAATCGGTCATCGAGGAGCAGGTCCAGCCGGAGCCGGAGGAAGTCACCCAGCTTAAGGAGCAGGCGATTAATAATGTCTCCAGTATTTTGGAGCTGGATTTCGAGTCTCTGGAGAAACGCAAGGCCGTGCTGCAGTCCATTGACAGCTTCGGGATGGGCACCATGCGTTCCTCGTCGGAGAAGAACTCCCTGCTTCAGGTATCGGTGGGCAATCTGTCCAAGACCGGGGATGAAGGCGGCCAGGTCGCCAAGGGATTAACCGAGCTGCATCAGCAGCTTAAGGATCTGGACCCCAGCGCGGTAGATTTCGCCAAAAGCGGGTTTCTCGGCAAGTTTTTTCATCCCTTGCGTAATTATTTCGCCAAATATCAAAAGGCCGACGCTGTCATCTCAGATATTATTCTATCCCTGGATAAAGGCAAAGCCGTGCTGAAGAATGACAACACGACACTGGAGATTGAACAGCAGACCCTGAGGGAGCTGACCAAGCGCCTTAAGAAGGAGATTCAGCTCGGCATCCTGATGGACGAGGAGATTGAGAAGCAGATTGAAGCTGCTAAGCAGCGCAGTGAAGATGAGGATAAGGTGCGGTTCATTACGGAGGAGGTGCTGTTCCCGCTGCGCCAGCGGGTGATGGATCTGCAGCAGATGCTCGTGGTCAATCAACAGGGAATTATGGCCATCGAGGTTGTCATCCGCAACAACAAGGAACTGATCCGTGGAGTGGACAGAGCCAGGAATGTTACGGTATCTGCGCTTAAAATTTCGGTTACGGTGGCCAGCGCCTTATACAACCAGAAGATCGTTCTCCAAAAAATCGAGTTGCTGAACCAGACCACCGATAATCTGATCAGCGGCACCTCCAGAATGCTTAAGGAGCAGGGTGCAGCCATTCACAAGCAATCGCTCGAAACCAGTATTTCGGTCGATACGCTGAAGCAGGCCTTCACCGACGTCCTCTCCGCCCTGGATTCGATCAGCACCTACAAGCAGGAGGCGCTCCCCAAGATGCGTGAGACCATTACCCAGTTCCGGGAGCTGGCAGATAACGGCGAACAGCAGATTCAGCGGCTGGAAAAAGGAAATACGCTCGGGCTGTAG
- a CDS encoding VanZ family protein translates to MFQTYLFPISYAFMAFPVAALFFTLPFLIVQYRRHGYINKIRAMVLYLLLLYLLNAFFLVLLPLPDSRHNAAPSGSMIQLVPLQFIQDILHNTPITRSDPSSYLNVLTGADFLLAAFNVLLTVPFGMFLGYYFRTRWVACIILSFALSLLFEITQITGIYGFFDHPYRIFDVDDMITNTLGGIAGFKISLWISGLLPRIEKLDSQEDLSAKRVTYTRRAVAFLLDSILLLTVTVILNLLSLSISLWAVSMVYFLSIPLFTGGRTFGKWVVRIRLRSEDGGPARPWRVWARYGLLYGVLGGMNALPPDSAIFLSIGTALTAVVKLFILAVDVAFFIHLVLRLIKRDRPLIYEELSRTRNVISWPKRHEVAASETLGNTVINE, encoded by the coding sequence ATGTTTCAGACTTATCTATTCCCGATTTCCTATGCATTCATGGCTTTTCCGGTTGCGGCACTATTCTTCACTTTACCGTTCCTGATTGTGCAGTACCGCCGGCACGGCTATATCAATAAAATCCGGGCCATGGTGCTGTATCTGCTGCTGCTGTACCTGCTTAATGCGTTCTTCCTGGTTCTGCTTCCCTTGCCTGATTCCAGGCATAATGCAGCCCCGTCCGGGAGTATGATCCAGCTTGTACCGCTGCAATTCATCCAGGATATTCTGCACAATACGCCAATTACGCGCAGCGACCCTTCCAGCTACCTTAATGTGCTGACCGGAGCGGATTTTCTGCTGGCAGCCTTCAATGTACTGCTGACCGTCCCCTTCGGTATGTTCCTGGGCTACTACTTCCGCACGCGCTGGGTGGCATGCATTATCCTGTCCTTTGCGCTGTCGCTGTTGTTCGAGATTACGCAGATTACCGGCATTTACGGATTCTTCGACCACCCTTACCGGATCTTCGATGTCGATGACATGATCACGAATACGCTGGGCGGCATTGCCGGCTTCAAGATATCCCTATGGATCTCCGGCCTTCTGCCGAGGATTGAGAAGCTTGACAGCCAAGAGGACCTTTCTGCCAAAAGAGTGACCTACACCCGCCGCGCTGTTGCTTTTCTGCTGGATTCGATTCTGCTGCTCACGGTGACGGTAATCCTCAATTTGCTCTCACTAAGCATTTCGTTGTGGGCAGTTAGTATGGTGTATTTCCTGAGCATTCCTCTGTTCACAGGCGGACGTACCTTCGGCAAATGGGTTGTGCGTATCCGGCTTAGGAGTGAGGACGGCGGCCCGGCCAGACCCTGGAGGGTATGGGCACGATATGGATTACTCTATGGCGTCCTCGGGGGGATGAATGCCCTGCCGCCTGACTCCGCGATCTTCCTGAGCATCGGCACAGCATTGACGGCCGTGGTGAAATTGTTCATCCTGGCGGTAGATGTAGCCTTCTTCATTCATCTGGTGCTGCGGTTAATCAAGCGTGACCGTCCACTTATCTACGAGGAGCTTAGCAGAACCCGCAATGTAATCAGCTGGCCGAAGCGGCATGAGGTAGCGGCAAGCGAGACCCTAGGCAATACAGTAATCAATGAATAG
- a CDS encoding helix-turn-helix transcriptional regulator: MLDLRRIGAYISRLRKDQDWTQLELADQLNVSHQAVSKWERGDSLPDIGTLPQVAGLFGLTVDDILNAGDHAEHREHPHLGRIVEEIAENRPGQVTEMVNAGRLEMEELVEVAPFVKASALNKVTEGIDSSVLSLNVIMRLAPFLGRDTLDELVRQAEKKEMAWDVIAGLAPFVSSGTLSELVDQAADGSREVNNLVGIAPFLEREQLDRLVQQASGDCPSWHSIQGLAPFISRGTLGFLVDRVADGTVDGNRLPGLAPFLDRGKLEKLLGEVQAEQLSPDLLASLAPFIDQGTLSRMVAGLLNTGK; encoded by the coding sequence ATGCTCGACTTACGCAGAATTGGGGCTTATATATCGCGGCTTCGCAAAGACCAGGACTGGACCCAGCTGGAGCTTGCCGATCAACTAAATGTAAGTCATCAGGCCGTATCGAAATGGGAGCGGGGCGACTCGCTGCCGGATATTGGAACACTTCCGCAGGTTGCGGGGTTATTCGGCTTAACCGTTGACGACATTTTGAATGCAGGAGACCACGCAGAGCATCGGGAACACCCGCATCTGGGACGGATCGTAGAGGAGATTGCAGAGAACAGGCCGGGCCAGGTTACAGAGATGGTTAATGCCGGTAGGCTGGAGATGGAAGAGCTTGTAGAGGTAGCGCCTTTTGTAAAAGCAAGTGCCCTTAATAAGGTCACAGAGGGTATAGACAGCAGCGTCCTTAGTTTAAATGTAATTATGCGTCTAGCCCCGTTTCTGGGAAGAGATACATTGGATGAACTGGTTCGTCAGGCTGAAAAGAAAGAAATGGCATGGGATGTTATTGCCGGACTTGCGCCGTTCGTCAGCAGCGGTACCTTAAGCGAACTGGTCGATCAAGCAGCAGACGGTTCTAGAGAGGTGAACAATCTTGTGGGCATCGCCCCGTTTCTGGAACGGGAGCAGCTGGACCGGTTGGTGCAACAAGCCAGTGGGGACTGCCCCAGCTGGCATTCCATTCAAGGACTGGCTCCCTTTATTAGCAGGGGGACGTTAGGCTTTCTGGTTGACCGCGTGGCAGACGGTACAGTCGATGGAAATCGGCTCCCAGGACTCGCTCCTTTTCTGGATAGGGGGAAGCTTGAGAAGTTGCTTGGTGAAGTCCAAGCGGAACAGCTTAGCCCGGATCTGCTGGCAAGCCTCGCCCCGTTCATCGATCAAGGGACGTTGAGCAGAATGGTGGCAGGCTTGTTGAATACAGGGAAGTAG
- a CDS encoding aminopeptidase, whose protein sequence is MKDFEQMLEKYAELVVKVGVNVQPGQVLMVHAPLETAELTRLIVGKAYDAGAKYVLVDWDDEAVTRIRYEKAPEESFGYYPQWHADMLEGFAEEGGAILHIKVPDPELFRGIDSAKVSTAVKAAAVARKKYQAYTRNSRISWSLIKAPTRAWADKVFADLPEEERIDAMWEAVFQMNRVNSEDPVAAWRTHIGELKQSQDRMNAKRYKSLHYRAPGTDLRVELPEGHLWRGGGGENARGVYFVANMPTEEIYTMPHRTGVNGTVKSTLPLNLNGRLVDGITLTFTDGKVTAYDAESGREHLTSLLDTDEGASYLGEVALVPYDSPISRLNRVFYNTGIDENASCHFALGSAYPVNIEGGTSMTSEELLSRGANVSLTHVDFMVGSDALDIDGELADGTIEPVFRKGNWVL, encoded by the coding sequence ATGAAGGATTTTGAGCAGATGCTGGAGAAATACGCAGAGCTGGTAGTCAAGGTGGGTGTGAATGTGCAGCCGGGACAAGTGCTGATGGTTCACGCCCCGCTGGAGACAGCGGAGCTTACCCGGCTGATTGTAGGCAAGGCTTATGACGCTGGAGCGAAATACGTGCTTGTGGACTGGGACGATGAAGCGGTCACACGCATCCGTTACGAGAAGGCACCTGAGGAATCATTCGGGTATTATCCGCAGTGGCATGCCGATATGCTGGAGGGATTCGCTGAAGAAGGCGGAGCTATATTACATATAAAAGTGCCGGACCCGGAATTATTCCGCGGGATTGATTCGGCCAAGGTGTCCACTGCCGTTAAAGCGGCTGCGGTTGCGCGCAAGAAGTACCAGGCCTACACCCGGAACAGCAGAATCAGCTGGTCGCTGATTAAGGCGCCGACACGTGCCTGGGCGGACAAGGTGTTCGCCGATCTGCCGGAGGAAGAGCGGATCGATGCGATGTGGGAAGCAGTCTTCCAGATGAACCGTGTGAACAGCGAAGACCCGGTGGCTGCCTGGCGTACTCATATCGGCGAGTTGAAGCAGAGCCAGGACCGTATGAACGCCAAGCGCTACAAAAGCCTGCACTACCGTGCCCCTGGAACGGATCTGCGTGTCGAGCTGCCGGAAGGCCATCTGTGGCGTGGCGGCGGCGGGGAGAACGCGCGTGGTGTTTATTTTGTAGCCAATATGCCTACAGAAGAGATCTACACTATGCCCCATCGCACCGGCGTGAATGGCACCGTCAAGAGTACGCTTCCGCTGAACCTGAACGGGCGGCTCGTCGACGGAATCACCCTTACCTTCACAGACGGCAAGGTTACCGCCTATGACGCTGAATCCGGCCGTGAGCACTTGACCTCCCTGCTGGATACGGATGAAGGGGCCTCCTACCTCGGAGAAGTGGCGCTGGTGCCGTATGATTCGCCGATCTCCCGGCTGAACAGAGTGTTCTACAACACCGGAATTGATGAGAATGCTTCCTGCCATTTCGCGCTGGGCAGCGCCTATCCCGTTAATATTGAAGGGGGCACTTCCATGACCAGCGAGGAATTGCTGTCCAGAGGGGCAAACGTCAGCCTCACGCATGTCGATTTCATGGTAGGCTCCGATGCGCTAGATATTGACGGAGAACTGGCTGACGGCACGATTGAGCCGGTGTTCCGTAAGGGGAATTGGGTACTTTAG
- a CDS encoding DUF5050 domain-containing protein, translating into MKALYLLSRKTGVLLLALILASLGTVGGGRQSHTAAAAASAKSYVYYVSDDVLYRVTSDGSETQTIVENYDGNGLDSTGKYLYFYYDDGMGIQRLSLSDPDALITSFLGDRNILFYLFEGPYLYFLDDTGHIYRTLADADDDTHLTLIADNADVNFRTFNVSGGRIYYNALKNNTTWVASRSRDGSGVIQWIASGAIQKSKFYHPYATSINLMIDNKPAETEYSLNSMVLYTLPLSGGAAKAANAKNPLQSNDVSSGTWSNNYFLFNKGIKLDAEGEDFDYSTGAGFLMDKNGKILQLSQNSVISISEIAANKLVYADSKGKAYISTLANGKVTSSKTLPLSNVQDIRTVKNGAALTTVLFTAADAYLLNADSSLIKLSGVESDYSVITNNIPGLYYINGLDNDCLYRYSNDGKTKTKLSTGPVSYIALVSAK; encoded by the coding sequence ATGAAGGCTTTATACTTACTATCCAGAAAAACAGGTGTCCTTCTGCTCGCGCTGATACTGGCGTCACTCGGTACAGTTGGAGGCGGCAGACAGTCACACACAGCAGCAGCGGCTGCTTCTGCGAAATCATATGTGTACTATGTCTCTGACGATGTTCTATACCGTGTGACCTCAGATGGAAGTGAGACACAGACGATCGTAGAGAACTATGACGGCAACGGATTAGACTCGACCGGCAAATATTTGTATTTTTACTATGATGACGGTATGGGAATTCAGCGGCTGTCCCTTAGCGATCCCGATGCTTTAATTACAAGCTTCCTCGGGGACCGGAATATCCTCTTTTACCTGTTCGAGGGTCCATATCTGTACTTCCTGGATGATACAGGGCACATCTACCGCACCTTAGCCGACGCTGACGATGATACACACCTTACCCTTATAGCAGATAACGCCGATGTGAATTTCCGGACCTTCAACGTCTCGGGCGGGCGGATCTACTATAATGCGCTGAAGAACAACACAACCTGGGTTGCTTCGAGGTCCCGCGACGGGAGCGGGGTCATTCAGTGGATTGCCAGCGGAGCTATTCAGAAGAGCAAATTCTATCATCCTTACGCTACAAGTATTAACCTTATGATTGACAACAAACCTGCTGAAACCGAGTATTCTCTGAACTCCATGGTGCTCTACACCCTGCCTCTAAGCGGCGGAGCTGCCAAAGCAGCCAATGCGAAGAATCCGCTTCAATCCAATGATGTCTCCTCCGGGACCTGGTCCAATAATTATTTCTTGTTCAACAAGGGAATCAAGCTGGATGCCGAGGGAGAGGATTTCGACTACAGTACAGGCGCAGGCTTCCTGATGGATAAGAACGGGAAGATCCTGCAGCTAAGCCAGAACAGTGTGATCAGCATCAGCGAGATTGCTGCGAATAAACTGGTATATGCAGACTCCAAAGGCAAAGCCTACATCAGCACGCTGGCTAACGGCAAAGTCACCTCCTCCAAGACGCTGCCGCTGTCGAATGTTCAAGATATCCGAACGGTTAAGAACGGGGCGGCGCTTACCACCGTGTTGTTTACCGCAGCCGATGCTTACTTGCTGAATGCCGATTCATCCTTGATCAAATTGAGCGGAGTAGAATCCGATTACTCTGTAATTACAAACAATATTCCCGGCTTGTATTATATCAACGGTCTGGATAACGATTGTTTATACCGGTACAGCAATGACGGCAAAACCAAAACCAAGCTGTCCACTGGCCCGGTTAGCTATATAGCGCTGGTCTCCGCGAAGTAA
- a CDS encoding VWA domain-containing protein, whose product MRKGKTLFILGIIAASVFALVYFGITLTSNLGKSKTEISAEDADKRLNRIYKDINVTSAEPVKGQIDLDPASIGDSLPDISKFPISVESTTDSYVEIFSSTEKSGTGNDGWLNEVATDFNAAGITIDGKPASVKIRNIASGTAADYIRSGKYVPDAFTPSNELWGEMVKAGGVQAELVTKRLTGNVAGVVMSKQKYDQLVDKYGSINVKTITDAIAANELAMGYTDPFASSTGLNFLVTALSTFDSTDLLGDKAVQGFEKFQANVPFIASTTLQMREAAKSGMLDAFVLEYQTFVNAKDLTSGYVFTPFGVRHDSPLYALGQLPPEKLAIIKKFGEFVQQEKYQKTAADKGFNGLTDYVSELAPVDGSILSSAQKLWKEKKNGSKPIAAVFVADVSGSMAGEPLNRLKESLLKGQKFLGKDNSIGFVSYSSDVTINLPIGKYDTNQQSMFVGAINSLQPVGGTATFDGLVVAMKMLKDELAVNPDMKPLIFVLSDGETNEGHSLDDIRGLIETYKIPVYTIGYNANIKALESISSINEAANINADTEDVVYKIGNLLNVQM is encoded by the coding sequence ATGAGGAAAGGCAAAACACTGTTCATACTCGGCATTATCGCCGCATCCGTCTTCGCACTTGTCTATTTCGGAATTACCTTAACGTCCAATCTGGGCAAATCCAAGACAGAAATCTCTGCCGAAGACGCCGACAAAAGACTGAACCGCATCTATAAGGATATCAACGTGACCAGTGCTGAGCCTGTAAAAGGGCAGATTGATCTTGATCCGGCGTCCATCGGCGATTCGTTGCCCGATATCTCCAAGTTCCCCATCTCCGTAGAGAGCACAACCGATAGCTACGTCGAGATTTTCTCCTCCACGGAGAAGTCCGGAACAGGCAATGACGGCTGGCTGAATGAAGTCGCAACAGACTTCAACGCTGCCGGTATTACAATAGACGGCAAACCGGCCTCCGTCAAAATCCGCAACATCGCTTCCGGCACAGCCGCTGATTATATCCGGTCCGGCAAATATGTGCCTGATGCCTTCACTCCCTCTAATGAGCTATGGGGCGAGATGGTTAAGGCCGGCGGAGTGCAGGCCGAGCTGGTTACGAAGCGTCTGACCGGCAACGTAGCCGGAGTAGTAATGAGCAAGCAGAAATACGATCAGCTGGTCGACAAATACGGTTCGATCAACGTGAAGACCATTACCGATGCCATTGCGGCTAATGAGCTGGCGATGGGGTACACCGATCCTTTTGCCAGCTCAACGGGGCTGAATTTCCTGGTCACCGCTCTGAGCACCTTCGACAGTACGGATCTGCTGGGAGACAAGGCGGTTCAAGGCTTCGAGAAGTTCCAGGCCAACGTGCCCTTCATCGCCTCCACCACCCTGCAAATGCGGGAAGCGGCCAAATCCGGCATGCTGGATGCCTTCGTGCTTGAGTATCAGACCTTTGTCAATGCGAAGGACCTGACCAGCGGCTATGTATTCACCCCGTTCGGGGTAAGACATGACAGCCCGCTCTATGCACTCGGGCAACTGCCGCCGGAGAAGCTGGCGATCATCAAGAAGTTCGGCGAATTCGTCCAGCAGGAGAAGTATCAGAAGACAGCTGCCGACAAGGGCTTCAACGGCCTGACAGACTATGTCTCCGAACTGGCACCGGTTGACGGCTCCATTCTCTCCTCAGCCCAGAAGCTCTGGAAGGAGAAAAAGAACGGCAGCAAACCGATTGCGGCAGTGTTCGTTGCCGATGTCTCAGGCAGCATGGCCGGCGAGCCGCTGAACCGGCTCAAGGAGTCCCTGCTGAAGGGCCAGAAATTCCTCGGCAAGGACAACAGCATCGGCTTCGTCTCTTATTCCAGCGATGTGACCATCAATCTGCCCATCGGCAAATATGACACCAATCAGCAATCCATGTTCGTAGGAGCGATTAACAGCCTTCAGCCTGTGGGCGGAACGGCTACCTTCGACGGGTTGGTGGTTGCGATGAAGATGCTGAAGGATGAGCTGGCGGTGAACCCGGATATGAAGCCCCTGATCTTCGTGCTTAGCGACGGGGAGACGAACGAAGGCCATTCCCTGGATGATATCCGGGGCTTGATCGAGACGTACAAGATTCCGGTATACACCATTGGATATAACGCCAATATCAAGGCTCTGGAGAGCATTTCCAGCATCAACGAGGCGGCCAATATCAACGCCGACACAGAGGATGTAGTATACAAAATCGGTAATCTGCTCAACGTGCAAATGTAG
- a CDS encoding DUF4179 domain-containing protein, whose protein sequence is MNNSREEQAMLSDALRIREEVRVDCGGNEVRGAVQAGIERGRRKSWQGRLTKGSFLGIAAAAIAVVILFFIPVIHDAVPRAAVPAGEVNWGGLEMFKRLYEFDSEAPTLDSAIRQGYIQEINQSAASGDYRITLNAVTADENKIIFLYTANVAEGQEIYGISSARIKNLETGYDLDSGGQIGANAETNGHDDYRIFYGRSVIYLDRNKPFPEQVEANFLIASMNEGKMKDLGKSKGVNLTDVHNSPRLKISFKLDPKFKQQQTVIVQPEEDFILEGVQVTLEQVELSPLMTRTIVKIKNESEVTWQNRQKIFGAAHGGKIQSITKYGTTEIGMSSGSGTYEGFEWYSGSNLLDKPEAMNMIMKTGTGKSTRDINLPILP, encoded by the coding sequence ATGAACAATAGCAGAGAAGAACAGGCGATGCTGTCCGATGCGCTACGTATCCGTGAGGAGGTGCGGGTGGACTGCGGGGGCAATGAGGTCAGAGGGGCGGTTCAAGCAGGGATCGAGCGCGGACGCCGGAAAAGCTGGCAGGGCAGACTCACCAAAGGCTCCTTCCTCGGAATAGCCGCAGCCGCTATTGCTGTAGTGATTCTGTTCTTCATCCCAGTCATTCATGATGCGGTACCTCGGGCCGCCGTACCTGCCGGAGAAGTGAATTGGGGCGGGCTGGAAATGTTCAAGCGGCTCTATGAATTTGATTCAGAGGCACCTACACTGGATTCGGCGATCCGGCAAGGATACATTCAGGAGATTAATCAGAGTGCAGCCAGCGGGGATTACCGGATTACCTTGAATGCGGTAACGGCGGATGAGAACAAAATCATCTTTTTGTATACAGCTAATGTTGCGGAAGGACAGGAGATCTATGGTATTAGCAGTGCGAGAATCAAGAATCTGGAAACCGGATACGATCTGGACAGCGGCGGTCAGATTGGTGCTAATGCTGAGACAAACGGTCACGACGATTATCGTATTTTCTATGGCCGGAGTGTCATCTATCTGGACCGCAACAAGCCATTCCCGGAACAGGTGGAAGCCAATTTCCTGATTGCCTCGATGAATGAAGGGAAAATGAAAGATCTGGGGAAGAGCAAGGGTGTAAATTTAACCGATGTGCATAATTCTCCAAGACTCAAGATCAGCTTCAAGCTGGACCCGAAATTCAAACAGCAACAGACAGTCATTGTCCAGCCGGAGGAAGATTTCATACTGGAGGGCGTTCAAGTGACACTGGAGCAGGTTGAGCTCTCCCCCTTGATGACCCGCACTATAGTCAAAATTAAAAATGAGTCTGAGGTTACATGGCAGAACCGGCAAAAGATATTTGGCGCCGCACACGGGGGAAAAATTCAATCGATAACGAAGTACGGAACCACCGAGATAGGGATGTCGTCAGGATCAGGCACTTACGAGGGCTTTGAATGGTACTCTGGCAGCAATCTGCTCGATAAGCCGGAAGCAATGAATATGATTATGAAGACAGGGACCGGCAAGAGTACTAGGGATATTAACTTGCCCATTCTGCCGTGA
- a CDS encoding ornithine carbamoyltransferase: MHFLNINQLTAEQILDIFELTDRLRLRKSEPLLEGKTMILFFPETSLRTRVSFEKGIRDLGGACIPFPPETLDKKEAPGDIVRYLENWGDGIIVRTPDLCKLKELSAYASVPVINAMTAHNHPCEILADLYALRSLRDNYRELTYTFVGPPGNISRTWLEAAQALNLSFHHVCTPGHEMASGNHPGYTFHTSLDSVLPESDVILTDSLPKDFLTPEYIHAYQITLDRMKQTRPGALLNPCPPFFRNEEVSEEVIASPYFAGFGFKKSLIYLQQAILIYCLSH, translated from the coding sequence ATGCATTTTTTGAATATCAACCAGCTTACTGCAGAGCAGATTCTGGATATCTTTGAATTAACCGACCGGCTGCGTCTCCGAAAATCAGAACCACTGCTCGAAGGTAAAACGATGATTCTCTTCTTCCCGGAGACCAGTCTGCGGACAAGGGTCAGCTTCGAGAAAGGCATCCGCGACCTGGGCGGGGCCTGCATTCCCTTTCCGCCGGAGACGCTCGACAAGAAAGAAGCGCCGGGCGATATCGTCCGCTACCTGGAGAACTGGGGGGATGGCATTATTGTCAGAACACCTGACCTCTGCAAACTGAAGGAACTGTCCGCCTACGCCTCTGTTCCCGTTATTAATGCGATGACTGCTCATAATCACCCTTGCGAAATTCTGGCTGACCTGTATGCTCTGCGCAGTCTCCGGGACAACTACCGGGAGCTGACCTACACCTTCGTTGGACCGCCCGGCAATATATCAAGAACTTGGCTGGAGGCGGCGCAAGCCCTGAATCTCTCGTTCCATCATGTATGCACGCCAGGTCATGAGATGGCCAGCGGCAATCACCCCGGCTATACTTTTCATACGAGTCTGGATAGCGTGTTACCGGAGAGTGATGTGATTCTTACCGATTCATTGCCCAAGGATTTCTTGACCCCGGAGTATATCCATGCCTACCAGATTACACTGGACCGGATGAAGCAGACAAGACCCGGGGCGCTGCTGAACCCCTGTCCTCCCTTCTTCCGCAATGAGGAGGTCAGTGAAGAGGTTATTGCTTCGCCTTATTTTGCCGGATTCGGGTTCAAGAAAAGCCTGATCTATCTTCAGCAGGCCATTCTGATCTATTGCTTATCGCATTGA
- a CDS encoding sigma-70 family RNA polymerase sigma factor, translating into MTMSGAEMKRVTAAVPLEETDFVKAVMEHSDQLYHIAYSYLGNRNDALEALQETTCRAWMKRRTLKDPSAFKTWLIRILIYVCIDEQRRRKRAVPTAAENMQQGVMQNSTDAMEMQWALSQVKVKYRHVLLLKYYNDLTLAEIAVLLGKPEGTVKTWQHKGLKQLREIMKNRGEWNEQ; encoded by the coding sequence ATGACGATGTCCGGGGCAGAGATGAAGCGGGTAACTGCCGCTGTGCCGCTTGAGGAGACGGATTTTGTCAAAGCGGTGATGGAGCACAGCGACCAGCTATACCATATTGCTTACAGCTATCTGGGCAACCGCAATGACGCACTGGAAGCGCTCCAGGAGACCACCTGCCGGGCCTGGATGAAACGGCGGACCCTGAAGGACCCCAGCGCGTTCAAAACCTGGCTGATCCGAATATTAATCTATGTCTGCATAGACGAGCAGCGCAGAAGAAAAAGGGCAGTCCCTACAGCGGCAGAGAATATGCAGCAGGGGGTCATGCAGAACAGTACGGATGCCATGGAAATGCAGTGGGCGCTCTCGCAGGTGAAGGTGAAATACCGCCATGTGCTGCTGCTCAAATATTATAATGATCTGACCCTGGCTGAGATCGCAGTCCTGCTGGGCAAGCCGGAGGGGACCGTCAAAACCTGGCAGCACAAGGGCCTGAAGCAGCTTAGGGAAATTATGAAGAACCGGGGTGAATGGAATGAACAATAG